The Tubulanus polymorphus chromosome 4, tnTubPoly1.2, whole genome shotgun sequence genomic interval GCCACCTTACACATTCTCAAAATGTGCAATTAGAGACATGAAAGCAAAATTGAAAAGACTTAACGAGTAGGTTTTTGCGTTATACATGATGTAAGATGcttgatatatgatatatacgtGTATACAATGCAATAGGCGTATTTTTGTATTATCTTTGAGGGAGAACAGGAACTGTTTACTAAATGAAGCAACTAGTGTAAAAAAATACGCTGAAATCATCAAGAAACTTCCTGGACAATTTTACAATGCTGATGAACAATGCAAGATGAAAAATGGACCTGATTCGGTGAATTGCGTTCCGCCAGTACGTATTTTACAGGGAATAGATACCCTagcaggggcggatttaggggtGGACTCAGAGGTCTGGACCCCTGCCATCCCAGTGAGGTAGCCCTTTTCGTCAAGATAGAGAATGTTAAATCCTGCAAACTTGACACTCGTTCCTCGGAAATTGCAACTTTTCTGATGCATtccttcaaaaatatctaaaccCGAGGTAAGAGCCACACGGAACCCGAATTGAGGTCTTTGACTTGGCTGCATTATTCGGGAAATGCCTTTTCTTTTGGACTCCGGCATTCCAATTTACTTGGGCCGTCCCTGGCTAGTTCCTACAGAATTGACATGACTTGTGAAATTAAGTAACTTGTTGTTCGTAGGGAGCGACATGAAGGATAAAACAATTCTGATATGCAGATCTTCTGGATCAAATACTTATTTACGTATGTATTCGGTTTCAAAGTTAAAATCgtcaaaatctatttataatttatgaataCAGGATGTAAAGAGATTTAACCCATGTGATCTGCTTATGTGCACAAATCCTAAAAAGAAATGTATCGCAGGTAAACGTCCTCCTGCGTACGGAACATCGTGCGGGAACAAAAAGGTAAACGTCATTGCTAGATATatacaaaatcaaatttgcCTCTACTGATGTTGTTAATGGTTGCACCGATGTAGATTTATTGTATTCCTTTacttatctttttttttatttcagtggTGCATCCGAGGAAAATGTGTGTTTAATGAGGAAGCGCCAGAACGTTAAACGGTTTCAAAGCTGGTAGCCTACATCAATCAAataacacagtataattgtattcatttattcCCAGTGCATTATACGTCTGATTTATGTAACAAGAAATGGGAAATGGTTGCTTgcaaattattcatttcatctcaTAAATACTTACGaatgtgaaaaaaatcttTCGAAATCTTTTTTCTGACTGGAAATATTAAGATATAAAATGATAACTAAAAACACGGTTGTATTTTATTATTTGTATGGAACGCCTTCCCAgatgttttgatactttctcaATTTATATCAAAAATAGTGCTGATTTTTGGTCCTTAAGTCCTGAAACACCATTTCCTTTCAGCACAAATTCATACAAACGTGTCTATACTACAGAACACTTTGCGGACCAGTTTATGATGTAATGTGTGGCCCATAGAGCTTAATATCGATTAAGATTACGTAAGCTATTCGTGTCCAAAATGCGGcaggcgcacaatagaaactTACGCGTAGTCAACTTTTATTGTTGCCGACAAAGAGGACCGATATTTCGCAAATTGGATTCGGGAAGTTTTAACCTCCCAAGTTCAAATTactaaaattgtgaccttcAGGGAGATTCTACGAAAAGCCGATCGTAATCAATTTTGGTTGAACTTGATACCACAATGCCCAATGGTTTGAATGTCAAagttgtaaattatttaaaaccGAAAGAAAACCCATTATTGGATCGAGTTTTTCCTAATGACACGAATAACTTGAAATATCCATTTAATGAAAGACTACACAAGACCAAGAACAACCTGATTTGATTCTGTTCGGAATCTATTCCTATATTTTCGTCATAATAATCGGATGcagtatttttcattgatttatccAATAGCGTCATTTCAGCCATGGACTGTAAAGAAAAAACGTTACTGATTCCATGGTTAAGCTCATCTCCATGTACTATCGTTTGGGCGCCCCCAccaaaagaaagaaaaatgtcgaaatttctctaaaaatccgttttggcgcgccaaaacaaagaatttcccgttttggcgccccgccAAAATGAACTGGCATATCATTGGTTGATACTGTAATGAAAATTGggcaagaaaaatatcatgaatgaatttgaatggtaatgaatttctataactaaacgaacattatttttcttataACTAAGATCAACAGTGACTCTCtcgtttattaggaaacacacaactagtggaataggtttgatatttacacacatgttgcaggtataaATTGTTTATCAGAATAGAAATAGTtagtaatccataaaagccgaAATCAACATCGGCCCgaaacccagaccaaatcaattcataatttattgattgaaactacactacaatatatgtctttatttgaatattttaataaaacaatttactctaattaaatctattccaaatcataatacgttcttatctgtaaatcTACTTAATCTCtcgactcagcaggtgcttaagaaaagttcttaataggacagatccagGTTTAAGCGTGGGGATGAaacagtatcatgatgtttgaatgccaaaataaatgcctggtgaaataaattcatatttgttgattgtacgtccatgtttgttcattttcaaagctgaatgacatttgacgtttacacactGGTTGCATGTTAGGTTTGAATCTTTCAGTGCATTATTTTCTATGTATCggttttcaatttactacaattccaaTCATCctgaatggctttgcagaaagCCTCTTATCGCTGATTTGCCGCTACAATtggggttttctgtttcttcacagaaaaccctattgagatttgcgtgattattattagggtttctgctgcctcaGCCTCTGCTGGAAATCAACTATAGGCGATCGACAATCGGCATTCCCGCACAACCGAGAAAAAACGTATCTGGACTAGCAATTGATTCTCGAAAAAACGTATTCGGACTAAAAACGGCATGTACGTTATGAATGGTACGTACGCACGCGCGCGACTGTGAAAAACGCTAGATGCATGCATTTCAAATAGCTTCAGTCCGTTGTTTTGTTCGCGGAtattaatattacaaatattcGATAGGTTTTATCTATTTATTGTACGCATTTTCATatggaattgaattggtccggTCAATTAGGCCGTAGATGTTCCGCTTCTGTTCCGCATTTGCAGTCTTACTGATTagcgtcagaaaatgtcagcaTCGTGTTACCTTGTCGTCACCTATATTAACAGGCCTAAAGTCAGTTAAAAGGtgcgattcaagaataggggactatagcaatatatatgtagtgatagtaatcaattaagtaattatattagtaattgataatgatgatatataatgatagtaaCGTATATAGTTATTAATGATGATTAGGGAACTAaacctaaacctaaccctaggGGAACAAATCAGAGTGtcaattaatgtttttgtgtTCTTCAGATTAACCCACCACAATTAATCGAATTGGTTCTCCTCTGATTGGTTCCCCTAACCTAtacctctaaacctaaccccgaCCAGTGCCAGGAAAGCGCGGAGATATAGAGGTGAAACCGAGAGCAATCGTCGGTCCGCCCAGGTAGCTCAATCGGTAGAGCAGTCGTCCGGCAAACGAAAGGTCCGGTGTTCGAGTCCCGGTCTAGGTGGTGGATTGCTTTTCGGTATCCCTAACTCTAATATCTTCCGGCAGGTGGAGTTAGCCGGCTTTCCCGCTGCCAGTGTCACAGTGGGGTTCTGAAAAGATATCAGTTAATTACTCTCGATTATTTGTGGTGGGTTAATCTGAAGAacacaaaaacattaattgatactctgattggttcccctaacctatacctctaaacctaaccaTCCTAACCACATTCTTGAATCTTACCGCCATTATAGCCTGTAGCTAGTGAATCGGATGTTTAGTATTGATAGAGCGAACCTGCCAGCGACTAACAAGGCATCTGATGTGATTGGCTTAATACATAGACTGGTGAATACATAGACTGGTGGTACATAGACACAGCGGCAAATTGTCCACTAAAGAAATCTTGGTGTGATAATAGACTAATGAAGGGTCTTCCCATTTTCTCTTGCCTGTAATTCGAAAGCACGAACACATTAAATGTCCAGTAATTGCAAATAATGGGTGAATTTTGCCCTTTTAGCTGATAACGATAAGCTTGACTACGAACAGTATCATACGATTTAATCTCTTTAAAGACCTTATGGGTTAAGGAATAGTCATCAGCAGCTGTAGCCGCTTCATTTAAATCATAAATCTTTTGTTCATCCAAATAGGTTTTGACTTCCACTGGTCCACATTGTTTGAATTCTTACATAAGCAATAACTGTCACAATTTGTCAAAATCGcttttaactaatttagaatcaCACCACCGAGTGAACaaggtttctttttcccaagcaaatatatttcattttcaacctTTTTACGATATCTGAACCGCTGCCGATAGGCTTCTGGAACTAATTCATACGCTTTAAGAATACAAGATTTCacaatttcataatcatatgaCAGCTCAGATGTAAGCGACGAATACGCTTTTTGAGCCTTCCCAGTAAAAACACTCTGGAGTAGCAAATGCCAGTTTTCCTGCGGCCAATTTAGATTAAGCACGACTTTTTCAAAATGCGAAAAATACTTATCTTATCTATGTCGGAATCTTGGAACTTCGGAACCAAACGCATATGACGTGTAACATCGAAGTGTAGATGACCCGAATGTAGATGATTCGACTGACGACTGGTCTCAACTTCACGGAGACGAATTTCCATCTCTctaagttgtagctcatgttGCTCCCGTTCATCTTCCCGTTCATGACCCCGTTTGCGTTGTTCAGCTTCAAATTCCAGCTCCATCTTTCGaatttcgtaggcatggtcAAAAATTGGTTCTACTTCATACTGTTGAAAGAAACCCTTCAAAACGAGATAACTGTCTATGACTTCCTTAATATCCGATTTTAGCATAGACAATTTAAAACTGAGTTCATAAAACGTGGCAGCATCCAACAACTCTTTTTTTTAGTAAAGAGTCCTAAAGCCTCCCTCGTAGGAGAACTAATAAAAGTCTCTATCGCAGTCATTTGACTCGTAGAAATGCTATCGGGATCAGTAAAACGGAAAAAAAATCTCTACAATACCTCAAACTGAGGAAATCCTGATTCCGGAGTTCTGTTGAAAAGTTGACAGTCGTCGACAACAAAAAGCAATTCAAAATGTACGGATCTTCCAATTGCGGAACGAAACGGCAAGGTTTCCCGGAGGAGTTCCCAATTTCTGTTACGGCCTGAAAAAAGCcaaactacaaacacaactcgGAAGACCACCATCTACATAACACCAACTGCTTAATTAAACAGAGCTCAACTGAACTGCTGAATATCAACCGAATGAACATATATACaggaaacaacaatagaagaataCAAACGGAGATTACAGCTTACAATATTCACAATGAACACTGACATACGACGAAATAGTGAAATAGGAATTTGAAAACCAGTGATGCTAGACAAACATCGAATACGTAACACTGTAACAAGGTTTTTGATACggtaaaataaattcaatagcTCACGAGTATAATTGTATATATCGCTGGTTCATTTCATTCCATGATATCGGATCAATTTATAAATTCTAACGCTGGGAAAAGCCCCTCGGTCGATGGAGATAACTGAATAGATAGGGATCGTTAACTTTTGACGAAATCCATATCCATATTAGAACTACTCATTCCACACAATTGAAGTGACTGAATTACTAAAAATGTAGTTGTATTCGTTATTCATAGGGCTCGCGCGAGCAAACCAAAAGTtatgaattctcgcgcgagaagaTAAAAAAACGGGCCAATCTAAAATTTAGTTTATCGTTGCTCTAGCTGTACAGGCCTTTTTTTACTATGGTCCAAATCAACCACCAACCAGAAACGTATTCGTATGTGTGCGTACGATCGAAGCTGCCGAGGCACGTTCAAGCGCAGAATTGTACGTGATATGCCGGGCCCGGCAACATTTCTAAAAGCCTGGCCCGGCCTGACTGTACAGGACGGTTGACATTAGATGCCCTACACGCCAGTTTGGTCATGACTGTACAGAACGGTTGACAGACACCTGCGCACATAATTTtacaaccaaattgaaataagatgatgacgatgatgatatgatgataatcCAACACGAATTTGCCCGGGGCTGAAAACAGCAAACTCATAACACGGAGGAAAAATACTGCGGTGAATAGATCTCAAAGGTTATACACCGTGTTAAAGTACTGTTTTGGCAGTTCGAAATATTGACATGATAATCCACAGACGTATCTACGCACTGGGACTCATGagaatcaaaaagaaattatgTACAAAAATGACAATAAAAGGCAGATGAAGTGATTGCCATACTTCTGTTATGGTTGACAGATTAATGCCACCTCTGCTCATCGTTAACTCTGGCTGTCGACCGTCAAACTATCAACTGCTGTGAACAGTGACCCAAGAACGCAGTGTTACTCTACACGCATACACTATGTTTGCCGTATACTGGACTAGCGCCCCATGAAGTTAGTTTGACGATGGACGAATCGTAGGAGCTCATTCTGTGAGGTTGGTTTGACAAATGCTATCAAATGATACGaagtaaaaacaaaaaaaaacatgattacaaaaatgtaTCGACGGAGTTAGTAGGAGATATACACGTAGTATCACCTTATTCATTCCAATGATTATCAATACAGTAAATCGATAGGATACAATACTGCGGCAAATTCTAACAATCTGCCAACTTTAAACAGGATCGATTGCAAGTTCAAGTGCGAATTCATATACCTGACAGCTGTTCAGTATTATCATCATGAAGAACCAGATCGGCACTATGACTGAAATCATGTCCCATAAGTACTTTGTTATTCGCAGAAACACTTTCCTGTGCCTGTTGGACATTAATTCATGAATCTGAATAAAAGTATGCATTTTTAGgatatatttgtttaaatcATTGGTTGGCAAGATGCTAAATATACGTATGGAAATATCATATAAGGCATTTCGTCAAATACTGGCATTATAATCTGCCGAGCGATATCTTTAGGTACAATCATAATTCACTAGGTTCATAAAGTTTGAATTACGAGTATCAAAATACTCGATCCAGGGAGAAACACACTAGATAATTGGAAGGCTGGTGGTAAAGCAGTTGGTTGGGGTCTGATGatcgtaataatttctattAATACAGTGTTTAGTACAACAGTACAGTacagaaacaaaaaaaaacaaagcaGCTTTCAAGTTATTACATTGTCATACGACATTAGCGAGTTGGGTAAACAAGGACAGTTAAAAGACGAGTTTTTTTTCTGGTAAAGATAATTTTGCATCGCATGCCACATGGTCTTTGTAAAAAATAATCTGACAGGTAACGTTGTCTCAAATCATCACAAGGCATCACAATAAAGAATAAGATGAAATTCATTATCGATACGGTTACTGACACATTTATCACATTTTCTTTCCTCGCGTGGTGTATTGATATCTCGACCAGTTTCTATTGGCAAGTTGTGATTTGAGCATCTTAATTTACAAATTGTTACCAGTTGTCGAATcggtaaaaaaaagaaatgttctTGGCCCCAATCCGTTTCAAACAATCGGTTTGTTGAGCGTTTGCTAGACATTAGTTATGTCTGCATGCCACTCTTGTATAAATTGATCCTGCAAAAGTTGTTATGCCGTCAAGCTGATGAATCCATAAATCGCCAAGCCccgaattttctaaaatggtTTTAACAAACGATAGCCATTTTGTTTCCATCTTATTCGAGTACTAGATAGGCCTAAATTTTACCAGATGTAATGTGTGATTGAGAATAAGCTTACCCCAAAACGTGATTACTTTTGCTTTAATACTAATTTCCATTGCGAAACGTCCCCTTTTGCCAAAAATCATGACATTAGGTGTTGGCTTTTTTCAGCTTAAGTATCAACGTACTTACAGAAAAAGGAAATGTAATCTTTCTATACATTGCAAATTTTCCTACCcaaaatttctgatttaaatttcaatatttgtacaACCACCGCATCAAACTGGAGTGCAATGTCTTAAGTCTAACGATTGTTCCTTTAATTGTTTTGATAAAAGAAAACGCTATTCTTAGCATGCTAACATGCACTTTTTCTACATTTAGTAAACGAGGCATTATTATTAAGAATCGCACCAAGGTACCAACAATCTTTGGTGATAAGATTGGTCAATACTGACGAATAAATACCATAGCTTGTAGTGTTTTGAAGCAGAGTTAAGTGCTGCAGGTTATCGCACTGTCAGCCAGTAAAATAGTGTCATCAGCGTACAATAGGACTAATAACTTCAGTCACATATTATTGGCGTTGTCATCTACTCTTGTCTTTGGCACCCATCTAAAAACAAATAATCTTAGAAATCATTAATGTATATGGAGATGAGTACTGGAGATTTCACCTTGACGTAGTCCAGTGTTGCTGTCAAAGTACTCTGGAGTTAGCCTATTGACCTTCACTGCTGACTTAatatgagaatttatatttctaaacaCTTTGATGGACATTACCGGTTACACCCGTTGAAATTAACTTATGCCATAGTGCTCTTCTGCATATTGTATCTAAGGCCTTTGCATAATCGATGAAGGCACGATACAGCTCCTTTTTATGGCTGAGAAAGTACAATGTAATCAATAACAGCTTTTAAAGTAAATATTTGGTCACTTATACTTTGTTTTTTCTAGAAAACCTGCTTGGTTTTCATTaagtaaatttatttttttctaaaaagtCGTTTAGCCTGCTATTCAAAGTGGAAGTAAAAAAGTTTCCCCATAAACTTAAGAGGGTAATTCCTCTATACTTGTTTGGATCGTCCGAGCGACCATGGTTCAGGGATATTTCTAGACTCAAGAACCTTGTTacaaataacttttaattgttATTAGTGTGATCCATGTGTTTTTTTACCAGCACCCAGATCACAACGAACAGGTGACATTTTGCCAATGCGTAAAGCCTGGCGCACACCTTTATACGATCAATCGCAAAGGTGTGCGCC includes:
- the LOC141904806 gene encoding A disintegrin and metalloproteinase with thrombospondin motifs 1-like, giving the protein MKNGPDSVNCVPPDVKRFNPCDLLMCTNPKKKCIAGKRPPAYGTSCGNKKWCIRGKCVFNEEAPER